The Sus scrofa isolate TJ Tabasco breed Duroc unplaced genomic scaffold, Sscrofa11.1 Contig556, whole genome shotgun sequence genome contains the following window.
GCGTTTGTGGGTGTCATCATCGATCCGAGCACGGGCACACCCGCGGGACGGCCACCGCCACAGCCCCCACCGCCGGGACGGccagccagctccctcctggcCGCGGCCCGCAGGCTCCCGAGCCCAACCGCGGGCAAGCAGGTCAGCTCCACCCCCGGGAGCAGAGGGTGCGGGTCCGGGCGCCACACACCGCCCCCCGGGGGCTACCTTGGCGCAGGCCACTGCCGCTTACCATCGCCTACCAGGTGGCCATCGATCCCGCCACCGGCCGCACGCCAACACGCCTCCCACCGGCAGGAGGGACTGGCCTTCCCGGGGTCGCTCCCGACAGGCTCCAGCTTCCGCTCCCCGCGCTGGCCTCCGTTTCTCCGCCGCAGCAGCTGGGTGAGGGCGACAACGGACACGCGCAAGCACGCCTCAGCAAGGGGCCCAGTTGCCCAAGGCACAGGGGCCGGGCCCCCCACCGCCCAGGGCCTGTGGGCAGCCTGGCTGCCAcctgtccctggcctcccccctCTCACTGGGTGCCAGCAGCCAAAGGGCCACACGAGTGGCCAGCACTGCCCCTTCGCTGGGGCGCCACACCCTTCCCCCAGGAACCGCGCCTCCCTCAGGCTCCCTAAGGCCCTGCCCACCCGCACCCCTCCCAGCTTCAGAAGAGTCCACCCCAACCCCGAGTCCGATTCCGCCCCCAGGCCCACCCTGGGGCTCTCCCTCTCACCCCGATGGGAAAACACCCTCGCTCCGGCCACCGACACTGCCTGCCCACGCAGGGAGAGACACCGCGGCCCAGAGTGCTCTGCAGGAGCCTCACCTCAGGACCGCTGACGTGCCCCTGGGGGCAAGGTCTCCGCCCCGAGAGCGGCTCCGCGGGCCCTGGACCCGGGGCGCCCATGGGCACACCTGCACTCCACCCCTGCTATCCCCAGCACGCTCTCAGGACCCCGGGCAATACACAGACCCTTCTGCTGGACCCTCCGGGACCCCAAGGGCCCTGGAGCCTGTGCGAGACCCCGCAGGGCCGCACCTCGCCCTGATCGCCAATGTCGAGGGGCGTCCCCTGCCGCCAGGCTGTGGGCTCGGGTCGCTCGCCCTTCACCCTCCAGGCCCGCCACACCAGGCCCCCTGGCGCGCGGGACCTGGGTCCCTCAGGCAGGTCTCCCCGGGGCACTCTGGGGACACCGGAGGCCTGCCTGCCCCAAACCCCGCCCCACGGCTGCCGCCTGTCCACCGGACACAACGCAACCCGCACAGACCGCCTGCCGCCGGGCGCCCGGAGCCTGCCACCAGTTGGGCGCTCGGGCCCCACGCAAGGCACACGCCACAGCCCCGCCGCCAGCACCGGAAGGCCCGCCGGGCCCCATGGCACCCTCTCCTTTGCGTGGCACACCCATGCACACCCAGGCCTCCCTAACTCCAGCACCAGCATCTCCACGGGAGACGCACCAGACCCTGGGCCCAGCGGGACCCTCGCACCGAAACTCACGCCCTCACGCCCCTTCCGCCGCCACCTgccccctttcctccacagcaGACTCCCTCCTTGCCACCAGCTCCCGCCCGGCACCAGCTCGGCTGGGCTCCAGTCCGCAGGCGTGGCTAGCTCTGCTGGGTATCAACCTCACACTGCCTCCCACTGCGCaactccctgtcctccctccccgGGAACACGGCCTCAGCCAGGGCAGGGGCGCCGCACGGCCTCAATGCCCAGCCCCGTGTGTGGACACCTTAGCGGCCCCGGGAGCTGGCCGCGGGCTCACACTTCTATGCCCCGCCGGCACCCATGACCGGCCAGGGCACAGGCACCCAGCTCCCATTCACGTGCCCGGGACCCCTCCGTCCTGCCTTCCACGCGCCGCCCAAATCTCTGAGGATATCCCACATCATAGCCCAGGCCGCCCTGAAGGCACTGCCGCCCCGGGCACCCAACACTCCCCCTCACGGTGCTCTGCGCACACTGGCCCAGGACCTCTGGCCCTCCTGCACTTCTCTCGACCCCAGTCCGCGGCCGACTCGGCAccgcccagggccacctggcgcCCACCGCCTCCACGTCTCTGGGAAATGCCGCAGGGGCTCCAGGGTTCTCGATGACCACCAAGGACTCTGCGAGGGAAAGGCACTGGCAGCCCCGCCGACCCCGTGAAGGCCCAGGCCAAGGCGTCCGACCCCGCCCAAACGGCCATCTCGGCAAGGCCCCCCggcctgcctcctctctccccaccagaaCCTGGGTCGGCAGTCCCGCCGAGGCCAAGGCCCCCGCTGCTCACCCGCAACCTACAGACACCCTCTGCGCCCGACACCGCGGGCAGGACCCCGCGGAGGCCTCAAGGAGGCAGCCGCAGGCCTGAGAGCCCAGCGGCGCTCACACACACCGCAGGCAGCCCACCCCACACTGGGCCTGCCACTCCCAAGGCTTTCCCGCCGGGCACCGGGGGCCCCGGGGCCTCGGGGCTGCCCTCGAGGAGG
Protein-coding sequences here:
- the LOC110258916 gene encoding basic proline-rich protein-like, encoding MSRGVPCRQAVGSGRSPFTLQARHTRPPGARDLGPSGRSPRGTLGTPEACLPQTPPHGCRLSTGHNATRTDRLPPGARSLPPVGRSGPTQGTRHSPAASTGRPAGPHGTLSFAWHTHAHPGLPNSSTSISTGDAPDPGPSGTLAPKLTPSRPFRRHLPPFLHSRLPPCHQLPPGTSSAGLQSAGRPRELAAGSHFYAPPAPMTGQGTGTQLPFTCPGPLRPAFHAPPKSLRISHIIAQAALKALPPRAPNTPPHGALRTLAQDLWPSCTSLDPSPRPTRTLRGKGTGSPADPVKAQAKASDPAQTAISARPPGLPPLSPPEPGSAVPPRPRPPLLTRNLQTPSAPDTAGRTPRRPQGGSRRPESPAALTHTAGSPPHTGPATPKAFPPGTGGPGASGLPSRRPAPRLLSPWPSGATGGLPAPTCAPGLHAPKGAKATGPSPDVPCGSHVPDLSLRLETVVSSHSFCSDFPRNAFVGVIIDPSTGTPAGRPPPQPPPPGRPASSLLAAARRLPSPTAGKQVSSTPGSRGCGSGRHTPPPGGYLGAGHCRLPSPTRWPSIPPPAARQHASHRQEGLAFPGSLPTGSGFRSPRWPPSLRRSSWVRATTDTRKHASARGPVAQGTGAEPPTAQGRNRTSLRLPKALPTRTPPSFRRVHPNPESDSAPRPTLGLSLSPRWENTLAPATDTACPRRERHTRPRVLCRSLTSGPLTCPWGQGLRPESGSAGPGPGAPMGTPALHPCYPQHALRTPGKTQTLLLDPPGPQGPWSLCETPQGRTSP